A single Cucumis melo cultivar AY chromosome 4, USDA_Cmelo_AY_1.0, whole genome shotgun sequence DNA region contains:
- the LOC103489867 gene encoding protein LIGHT-DEPENDENT SHORT HYPOCOTYLS 3-like: MDFSSSSSHNIIINHNNNTINHQQPAPTSSSSSRYENQKRRDWKTFGQYLNNHRPPLALSRCSGAHVLEFLRYLDQFGKTKVHTAICPFYGLPNPPAPCPCPLRQAWGSLDALVGRLRAAFEENGGKPEANPFGARAVRLYLREVRDLQSKARGISYEKKRKRPPAQLPLTQQTTHGASS, translated from the exons aTGGACTTCTCAAGTAGTAGCAGCCATAATATCATCATCAACCACAATAACAACACCATCAACCACCAACAACCTGCACCAACCTCCTCTTCAAGCAGCAGATATGAGAATCAAAAGCGTCGCGATTGGAAAACTTTCGGTCAATATCTCAACAATCATCGCCCTCCGCTCGCCCTCTCACGTTGTAGCGGAGCTCATGTTCTTGAATTCCTCAG GTATCTAGACCAATTTGGAAAGACGAAAGTGCACACGGCTATTTGCCCTTTCTACGGACTGCCGAACCCTCCAGCACCGTGCCCGTGCCCTCTTCGGCAGGCATGGGGAAGCCTCGACGCGTTGGTTGGACGGCTTCGAGCAGCTTTCGAAGAGAATGGTGGGAAACCAGAAGCCAATCCATTTGGGGCTAGAGCAGTGAGATTGTATCTACGTGAGGTTCGTGATTTACAATCAAAGGCTAGAGGAATTAGCtatgagaagaaaagaaaacgcCCACCTGCTCAATTGCCTTTAACTCAACAAACAACTCATGGTGCATCTTCATGA